Proteins encoded in a region of the Spiroplasma endosymbiont of Amphimallon solstitiale genome:
- the trmD gene encoding tRNA (guanosine(37)-N1)-methyltransferase TrmD: MTKNQFTIITLFPNAFNDFMQTSIIKRAITKKQISIDIIDIRSFANNKHQQVDDAPYGGGNGMVLQAMPVINAINSVKLKYPEAKTILLSPQGQQWNQQLAYKYSQKNINYILVCGHYEGIDQRIMSYIDEEISIGDYVLTGGELPAMVIIDCITRLIPNVIQHQSHLNDSFNNSLLDYPTYTRPEEVLGMKVPEVLIGGHHEKITEYRHQQALINTYKKRIDLFKKYQLSAKDKIIIEEYKSSLKKNKRKEK; encoded by the coding sequence TTTATGCAAACATCAATCATCAAACGAGCTATTACTAAAAAACAAATTAGCATTGATATTATTGATATTAGAAGTTTTGCTAATAATAAACACCAACAAGTTGATGATGCTCCTTATGGTGGTGGCAATGGTATGGTTTTACAAGCAATGCCAGTAATTAATGCTATTAATAGTGTAAAACTTAAATATCCTGAGGCTAAAACAATTTTACTTAGTCCACAAGGTCAACAATGAAATCAACAATTAGCTTATAAATATAGTCAAAAAAATATTAATTATATTTTAGTTTGTGGTCATTACGAAGGTATTGATCAACGCATTATGTCTTATATTGATGAAGAGATTTCAATTGGTGATTATGTATTAACTGGTGGTGAATTACCAGCAATGGTTATTATTGATTGTATTACTAGGTTAATTCCTAATGTTATTCAACATCAATCTCATCTTAATGATTCTTTTAATAACTCATTATTGGATTATCCAACATATACAAGACCAGAAGAAGTACTAGGTATGAAAGTACCAGAAGTTCTAATTGGTGGTCACCATGAAAAGATAACAGAATATCGTCATCAACAAGCATTAATTAATACTTATAAAAAAAGAATTGATTTATTTAAAAAATATCAATTATCTGCAAAAGATAAAATAATAATTGAAGAATATAAATCTTCACTTAAAAAAAATAAACGAAAGGAGAAATAA
- the rplS gene encoding 50S ribosomal protein L19: MQNAIIKLVSESQLNHNLPNFKSGDTIQVFSKIKEEKKERIQMFEGVVIARKGSGITQNVIVRKTVGGKGVEKTFALHSPLIDKINVIRKGKVRRARIFYLRKLSGKAARIKEIKTVKPVK; the protein is encoded by the coding sequence ATGCAAAATGCAATTATTAAATTAGTTAGTGAAAGTCAACTAAATCATAATCTTCCTAATTTTAAATCTGGAGATACAATCCAAGTATTTTCTAAAATTAAAGAAGAAAAAAAAGAACGTATTCAAATGTTTGAAGGAGTAGTTATTGCTCGCAAAGGTTCAGGAATTACGCAAAATGTTATTGTTCGTAAAACTGTTGGTGGTAAAGGTGTCGAAAAAACATTTGCTTTACATTCACCATTAATTGATAAAATTAATGTTATTCGTAAGGGTAAAGTAAGAAGAGCACGTATTTTCTACTTACGTAAATTAAGCGGTAAAGCTGCTAGAATTAAAGAAATTAAAACAGTAAAACCCGTTAAATAA